gcacgtACTGGAGGACGTAGTTGCCAAATGGATCCTGGACAATTTGCAAACAGCAAGCCAGCACCTGATCGACAAGGGCAGCCTTTTGCCGCGGTGACGCGTGTTCGAGagaccgctgcagcacgcagCAACCCTGCTTGTTCTTAGCAATTGACACGCAGTCCGTCGACACTGCCCTGTAGATGTACTCCTTGTCGTCAAAGTCGAAGCGCTGAAGCACTTTCTGAATCACATGGTTCCCGTGTGCATCCTTGACTAGCCGAACAACATCCTTGGCGAGCGCCTCGCAAATGATCTCTGTCTCCTCCCGCGTCGAGATCGTCTCGATCATCTTCTGAACGCTAAATGTGCCATGCGGCGTGAGGGATATCATGCAAATCTGTGGCGCTGCCACGATGGCGACCTTGTATCGCACATCATCTGGCATGATGTCAAACAGCTTTTGAATGAGAAAATTTGCGTACTGGTCTGTCATCAGTTCCCCCACATGCGGAATGATTTCGTCCATCATCACCTGCAACGTCTCGGGATCGCAGTTCGTGTCCAGCCATCGCTGCAGATAGCGGCACCCGTGCTGATCCTTCGCGGTTTCGTAAACCCTGCCTCGCAGgctgtcggcggtgagggcaCCGCTTTGGGAGTACTTGCTACCATTTCCTGACCAGTCGCCGTAGCCGCCACCTACCATCATGTCCTGCGAGGCGAGCACCTCCTGCATGATCAGCTCAGGCATCGGCATACTATTCAATTCTGTGGCCATCATGTGGTCCATCTGTCCCGTACCCATACCCCGCTTTCTCGCGCCAGGAGAGAGGGCGCAAGTCTCACTACTGCCCATGATCTTTGGTTTACGGTCGCAGTGGCCACTGTAACTGCCGTTGAAGCGATtgttgcagcggcgctgctgtggacTCTGAGCAGGCGTGTACGGAATGCCGAGGCTGTGGAAGGAAGAGTTGGTTGGCGTGTGGATCTGTGGCTGCCATGGGACAGTATTCGTGAGTTGGTGCTTGATGGGCGAGCTCAGCTCCGCAGCAGTCAGCGGAGACGGCGTCGAAAAGACCTGCGAGCTCTTGGTGTACTTTCCAGTGGGCTTTGGCTGCTGCACACTCTCCTCCGTGTGCACCACGTACTGCAAGATCTCCTCGAGATTATCGTACCCCTCCGTCTTGTACTCATCCTCGTGCACCGTCCAGGCCATTTCGGATCACGAGCACGT
Above is a window of Leishmania mexicana MHOM/GT/2001/U1103 complete genome, chromosome 21 DNA encoding:
- a CDS encoding RNA-binding regulatory protein (pumilio family),putative — protein: MAWTVHEDEYKTEGYDNLEEILQYVVHTEESVQQPKPTGKYTKSSQVFSTPSPLTAAELSSPIKHQLTNTVPWQPQIHTPTNSSFHSLGIPYTPAQSPQQRRCNNRFNGSYSGHCDRKPKIMGSSETCALSPGARKRGMGTGQMDHMMATELNSMPMPELIMQEVLASQDMMVGGGYGDWSGNGSKYSQSGALTADSLRGRVYETAKDQHGCRYLQRWLDTNCDPETLQVMMDEIIPHVGELMTDQYANFLIQKLFDIMPDDVRYKVAIVAAPQICMISLTPHGTFSVQKMIETISTREETEIICEALAKDVVRLVKDAHGNHVIQKVLQRFDFDDKEYIYRAVSTDCVSIAKNKQGCCVLQRSLEHASPRQKAALVDQVLACCLQIVQDPFGNYVLQYVLEAHDSKINDTIAFAFLPHLVHLSMNKFSSNVMEKVLRGASRPVQVMYMEEMCNPGIISHLIQDDYGNYVLQTALTINAPAQAEQLVNAIRPFMPLIKNAPYAKKMEGKMEAVARKIESSNFHAPRDCEIDARQGGGGSPNGKFDRSPNHGRQYVGGKDRQQPYNHPT